A window of the Emys orbicularis isolate rEmyOrb1 chromosome 1, rEmyOrb1.hap1, whole genome shotgun sequence genome harbors these coding sequences:
- the FZD4 gene encoding frizzled-4: protein MGLRGRCRRLLLPLLGLLLLLLPGAARGFGEDEERRCDAIRIAMCQNLGYNVTKMPNLVGHELQADAELQLTTFTPLIQYGCSSQLQFFLCSVYVPMCTEKINIPIGPCGGMCLSVKRRCEPVLKEFGFAWPDSLNCSKFPPQNDHNHMCMEGPGDEDVPLHSKTSLQPGEECHTMGSNSEQYIWVKRSLSCVLKCGYDAGLYSRSAKEFTDIWMAVWASLCFISTAFTVLTFLIDSSRFSYPERPIIFLSMCYNIYSIAYIVRLTVGRERISCDFEEAAEPVLIQEGLKNTGCAIIFLLMYFFGMASSIWWVILTLTWFLAAGLKWGHEAIEMHSSYFHIAAWAIPAVKTIVILIMRLVDADELTGLCYVGNQNLDALTGFVVAPLFTYLVIGTLFIAAGLVALFKIRSNLQKDGTKTDKLERLMVKIGVFSVLYTVPATCVIACYFYEISNWAIFRYSADDSNMAVEMLKIFMSLLVGITSGMWIWSAKTLHTWQKCSNRLVNSGKVKREKRADGWVKPGKGNETVV, encoded by the exons ATGGGGCTGCGGggccgctgccgccgcctcctgctgccgctgctggggctactgctgctgctgctgcccggcGCGGCGCGCGGCTTCGGGGAGGACGAGGAGCGGCGCTGCGATGCCATCCGCATCGCCATGTGCCAGAACCTGGGCTACAACGTCACCAAGATGCCCAACCTGGTGGGGCACGAGCTGCAGGCGGACGCGGAGCTGCAACTCACCACCTTCACCCCGCTCATCCAGTACGGCTGCTCCAGCCAGCTCCAG TTCTTCCTTTGTTCAGTCTATGTTCCAATGTGCACAGAGAAGATTAACATCCCAATAGGTCCCTGCGGTGGCATGTGCCTTTCCGTCAAAAGAAGATGTGAACCTGTTCTGAAAGAATTTGGATTTGCCTGGCCAGACAGTCTAAACTGCAGTAAATTTCCACCCCAGAATGACCACAATCACATGTGTATGGAGGGTCCAGGGGATGAAGATGTTCCCCTTCACAGCAAGACATCCTTGCAGCCAGGAGAAGAGTGTCACACAATGGGATCTAATTCAGAGCAGTATATCTGGGTAAAAAGAAGCCTGAGCTGTGTCCTTAAGTGTGGCTATGATGCTGGTCTCTATAGCAGATCAGCTAAGGAATTCACTGATATCTGGATGGCCGTGTGGGCTAGTCTGTGCTTCATATCAACAGCCTTCACAGTCCTGACCTTCCTGATTGATTCATCCAGATTTTCCTACCCTGAGCGCCCCATCATATTTCTGAGCATGTGCTACAATATTTATAGCATTGCTTATATCGTGAGGCTGACTGTAGGCCGGGAAAGGATATCCTGTGATTTTGAAGAGGCAGCAGAACCTGTTCTTATCCAAGAAGGTCTTAAGAACACAGGATGTGCTATAATTTTCTTACTGATGTATTTTTTTGGGATGGCTAGCTCCATCTGGTGGGTGATTCTGACATTAACATGGTTTCTAGCAGCAGGACTCAAATGGGGCCATGAGGCTATAGAAATGCACAGCTCCTATTTCCATATTGCAGCCTGGGCTATCCCTGCAGTGAAGACCATAGTCATCTTGATTATGAGACTAGTAGATGCAGATGAGCTCACTGGTCTGTGTTATGTCGGCAACCAGAACCTAGATGCACTCACTGGCTTTGTCGTTGCTCCGCTTTTCACCTACTTGGTTATTGGAACTTTATTCATAGCAGCAGGCTTAGTGGCCTTATTTAAAATCAGGTCTAATCTTCAAAAAGATGGGACTAAAACTGACAAGCTGGAAAGACTGATGGTCAAAATTGGTGTCTTTTCAGTGCTATACACTGTCCCAGCTACATGTGTAATTGCATGTTACTTCTATGAAATCTCCAACTGGGCTATCTTTCGCTATTCAGCGGATGATTCCAATATGGCAGTGGAGATGCTTAAAATTTTCATGTCTCTGCTGGTGGGTATCACATCTGGCATGTGGATTTGGTCGGCCAAGACTCTGCACACGTGGCAGAAGTGCTCTAACAGACTGGTGAACTCAGGGAAAGTGAAACGAGAGAAGAGAGCGGATGGTTGGGTGAAACCTGGGAAAGGGAATGAGACTGTGGTGTAA